The following are encoded together in the Gadus chalcogrammus isolate NIFS_2021 chromosome 2, NIFS_Gcha_1.0, whole genome shotgun sequence genome:
- the si:dkeyp-113d7.1 gene encoding zinc finger protein 696, with product MTALEAECMSLSLAHSMSSECGSPGSLGSDSPASLVLLSSACPTPTLSSLGADIAEPLVMLPCIKSEPEDPDLEPILTVDLSEIQPLSTAELGQDQIKMEISGLDYIRSEHHGSNHLGPFHNADVTELDYKSQYEPILVFDYISQVSDTLEYIKSDHHVDLHCYYTTELGSLKPDYPEHNFMSSHLQRPDLHHLHHPNTLESIHMAELRDELNKLRPDPMLMDGVVKVEPESGDGAYGLLTGEGGKASAGGCKGQSLASRKPRNMQGEKPFSCPQCGKNFSTLGNLKTHQRIHTGERPYACSQCGKSFGQAGNLKRHQLIHTGQKPYVCAHCPKGFTKADDLRSHQRLHTGERPFSCGTCGKSFGQSKELKAHQLSHTGERPYCCQHCGKSFTKEMSYRNHLQIHAGEKPFSCSQCGKTFSNSGVLKTHEKIHSGERPFGCTQCGKSFGRLGHLKAHQQIHTGERPFACPQCGKTFSQSGHLKAHEQIHKRERSDTGSTNSNESSTLGNDSS from the exons ATGACGGCGTTGGAGGCAGAGTGCATGAGCCTGAGCCTGGCTCATTCCATGTCCTCGGAGTGTGGCTCTCCAGGTTCTCTTGGCTCAGACTCGCCCGCCTCGCTGGTCCTCCTCTCGTCGGCCTGCCCCACGCCCACCCTCAGCTCCCTGGGGGCCGACATAGCCGAGCCCCTGGTGATGTTGCCCTGCATCAAGAGCGAGCCCGAGGACCCCGATCTGGAGCCCATCCTGACGGTGGACCTGTCGGAGATCCAGCCACTGTCCACCGCCGAGCTGGGCCAGGATCAGATCAAGATGGAGATCAGTGGCCTGGACTACATCAGGTCTGAGCACCACGGCAGCAACCACCTGGGACCGTTCCACAACGCTGATGTCACCGAACTGGACTACAAGTCCCAATACGAGCCCATCCTGGTGTTTGACTACATTTCCCAG GTGTCTGACACTCTGGAGTACATCAAGTCGGACCACCACGTGGATCTGCACTGCTACTACACCACCGAACTGGGCTCCCTGAAACCAGATTACCCCGAACACAACTTCATGTCCAGCCACCTCCAGCGGCCCGacctgcaccacctccaccaccccaacACGCTGGAGTCGATCCACATGGCCGAGCTCCGTGACGAGCTCAACAAACTGCGACCGGACCCCATGCTCATGGACGGCGTGGTGAAGGTCGAGCCCGAGTCCGGCGACGGCGCGTACGGCCTcctgaccggggagggggggaaagcgTCAGCCGGCGGATGCAAAGGCCAGAGCCTCGCCTCACGTAAGCCCCGCAACATGCAGGGCGAGAAGCCCTTCTCGTGCCCGCAGTGCGGCAAGAACTTCAGCACGCTGGGCAACCTGAAGAcccaccagcgcatccacacgggcGAGCGGCCCTACGCCTGCTCGCAGTGCGGCAAGAGCTTCGGCCAGGCGGGCAACCTGAAGCGCCACCAGCTGATCCACACGGGCCAGAAGCCCTACGTGTGTGCCCACTGCCCCAAGGGCTTCACCAAGGCGGACGACCTGCGCTCGCACCAGCGCCTGCACACGGGCGAGCGGCCGTTCAGCTGCGGCACCTGCGGCAAGAGCTTCGGCCAGTCCAAGGAGCTGAAGGCCCACCAGCTCAGCCACACGGGCGAGCGACCCTACTGCTGCCAGCACTGCGGTAAGAGCTTCACCAAGGAGATGAGCTACCGCAACCACCTGCAGATCCACGCCGGCGAGAAGCCTTTCAGCTGCTCGCAGTGCGGCAAGACTTTCAGCAACTCGGGTGTGCTCAAAACCCACGAGAAGATCCACTCCGGGGAGCGACCGTTCGGGTGCACCCAGTGCGGCAAGAGCTTTGGGCGCCTGGGGCACCTGAAGGCCCACCAGCAGATCCACACCGGGGAGCGGCCCTTCGCCTGTCCCCAGTGCGGTAAGACGTTCAGCCAGTCCGGCCACCTCAAAGCACACGAGCAGATCCACAAGCGGGAGCGCTCCGACACGGGAAGCACCAACAGCAATGAAAGCAGCACTCTGGGAAATGACAGTAGCTAA